In Weissella tructae, the DNA window TTGGATCCAATCCAACTAGACTTGCGCCTTGCCATTCAGCCAAGGCTGTTAGTCCATATTGTTCTAGGGCATCTTCGCTGACCAACACAATCGCAGCGGCACCATCGTTAATCCCTGATGCATTCCCCGCTGTGACGCGACCATCTTCTTGGAAAGCAGGCTTTAGACGTGCTAGCTTTTCTAAACTTGAGTCTGGTCGAGGCCCTTCATCCTGAGTAATCATCGTTGTTTCACGCTTCACTGTAACAGGAACTGGCACAATTTCTGTATCAAAATCCCCACGTTCGATTGCCGCAGCGGCTTTTTGGTGACTAGCTAGACTAAATGCGTCCATTGCTTCACGGCTAATGTCATACTTTTGCGCCACGTTTTCAGCGGTAATCCCCATATGGAAATCGCCTTCAGCATCAGTCAAGGCATCTGATAGAATCGTATCACGCATCATCCCGTCACCCAGACGGTAACCAAAACGCGCTTTATCTAACACATATGGCGCATTTGACATGCTTTCCATTCCACCAGCAACCATGATATCCGCTTGACCTGATTGAATCATTGCTGCGGCTAGATTAATACTTGTTAATCCAGAACCACAGACATCATTCATCGTAACCGCAGGGACACCATCCCCAAGACCTGCTAGTTGACTGGCTTGACGAGCTGGATTTTGTCCTGAACCGGCTTGAAGCACATTTCCCATGAAAACT includes these proteins:
- a CDS encoding thiolase family protein; the protein is MVKRVFIVGAKRTPIGKFGGALASKTAAMLGGLAIEGALNQAQLPTEANVDQVFMGNVLQAGSGQNPARQASQLAGLGDGVPAVTMNDVCGSGLTSINLAAAMIQSGQADIMVAGGMESMSNAPYVLDKARFGYRLGDGMMRDTILSDALTDAEGDFHMGITAENVAQKYDISREAMDAFSLASHQKAAAAIERGDFDTEIVPVPVTVKRETTMITQDEGPRPDSSLEKLARLKPAFQEDGRVTAGNASGINDGAAAIVLVSEDALEQYGLTALAEWQGASLVGLDPTLMGVGPYYAVDKLLGNADLTVDDINVFELNEAFAAQALASNQLLTVDEARVNPRGGAIALGHPVGASGARVLVSLIHELQPEERGVAALCIGGGMGVSALITRR